Part of the Mya arenaria isolate MELC-2E11 chromosome 8, ASM2691426v1 genome, AAATCACAggggaaacattttttttctgaccaTTATGTGTGCTTACGGCTACTTAGAACATGTGAAAAGATAATTTGAAAATGGCTTTAAGCCCACAGCAGTTCACATAGCTACAAGTGCAATTTCAAGTAGTTTTTTGCAACAGCTctaaaaatgatgataataatacagGGTGCGAATTGCTGAGAGGTTTCCATATTGAACTCTGCAGTGCCAGCACTTAAGAGTTTGTCATTGATAATTACTGGTTATCACACAGGAATTGTAAATAGCTCCTAATTACATTTACATtgtatacttttatatattaaatgtttcagaatatcgttttttttaaaaatagatgtGTGCCTGATGGTAGAAATTATTTGTGACAAATAAAGCAACTTTTACCATCTTTTCTGACCTGTTGaagcatgtttaaaacaaaagtatgaaatagcttttctgagtctgaaaCTCTACAGAGTCAAGACGCTAGTTAATATGGCCCtgataatgattttaaaacttaatGTGTTTGTCACATTAAAAATGTACCTCTTGGTCTACACTGTGATGTATTACCGTACCGGTATTTACCGGTATCAGTTTTACTTTTAAACcaatagttttaaattaataatactgaTGAAGTAAGTCCTACATTGGGAGTGTCAACAAGCCCATAATAGTGTACCCTTTTCTTGGTATGAGTCAAGCCATGAAAACTTGTGCCCTCTCATAATGAACAATAGCTATAAAtagtattcatatttatttttaaactagcTACTTGTCTTTCAATAAGTGagcatttataaaaaattagttttgaaataagtatgatagtttaaataaaaaattataataaattgtgaatgattatcatttatacaaactcattgtgttttttttcagagcAAATGGGACTTCTCTCCAAGAGGatgaatatacaaatataaaatgacttcACCCATCACCTAATGTCCTAAGCTTCTTCACATGTCTCATACacatttccttaaaaaaattaaatctcAATATGGCTGCACTCTGCTAGCTGCATAACTATGGCAATGGAAGTTGAAAATGGAGGAGCAGTTGTCAAGGACTTGGATTCCTTAGCTGTACAGTTTGGCCAGTCATTGATGGAGTCTGACCTGAAAACTTACAATGAAGATAGCTCAGACAGtgacaacagcaacaacagtaGTAAGGATAATATTAATGATGATAGTTTGCCTAGTACAGTTCATAACATTGGCCTAAATTCTGCACAAGGTGAAGAAGCTGGTATATACCAAGTTGGCCAGGATGCATCTGTTGTTTTGAACCCCTCAGGACAGAAGGTGTACCGTTGCCAAGATTGTGGTCTTACATACAATAAACCAAGCTCATTCAGTAACCACCGACTCGCACACCACCCATCTGTGTGTCCCCACTGCGGACGTAGATTCAGTATGCCATCTAGCCTCGAGTCTCACTTGCAATTGGTCTGTGAGAGAAAAGGTGCTTCAGGGGAAGGAGCATTTGAATGCCATATCTGTCACAAAAAGATGACAACAAAAAAAGTCCTACTGAGGCATTTGAGGATCCATTCCAATGTTGGTTcgttttcatgtaaaatatgttctaaAACCTTTGGTATTCAATCTAGTTTGGACTTTCACATGAAGAGCCATGACCTACAGAAACCATTCAGATGTAAGCTCTGTATGGTTACATTTACCGAGAAATCCACAGTTGTCAGACACTTGAAGAGGCAACATGACAAATCCATTGACCTGAACTCTTACATTGAGAATAATCTTGTTCCTGAGAGCCCAGTGGAGCTTGCTACTCAGCTAGGCTCCTTTTCTGGACGTAAACCTGTTGCAAAAACTGAGGTAGAACCCCCAGTAGACATCAAACCAAACATTCAAGttaaatcccattcaacaccatcTTTGAAATCTTTGCTGGAACAACCTTTGGCTACATTTAATCCCATAGCAAGCACATTGCTTTCCAGTGCAATTAACATGCATAAAATGAGCCAGGAAAAAACACCTATTAAACAAGAACAACCGGATCCCATCTCAGAATCAGAAAGTGATGATGAAGAAGAAATATTGAGCCCTGACTCAATCCAAGGTCTAGTGAAAGATGCTATGGGTAAGCTGCCATCACTGACTAGATCTTTCCAGTGTAAGCTTTGTAACAAAACATACTATCACTCAAGCTCTTTGAACAAACATATGAAGAAACACAACATTGGTGATGCGTTCCAGTGCCAGATTTGCAGAAAGAAATGTGTGTCAAAAAGAGACTTGACCAGTCATATGTTGTGTCACAGGGGGGCTGGCTGCTTTGCCTGTCCCATATGTGGAACAACTTGTGCCAGAAAGGGAAGCACACTGAGACATATCAGGCAGGCTCATGGATTTTCCATAGAGCATGCAAGGGAAGTCATGAACATGGATATGAAAGACAAACAAAGCACTACTAATGTTTCTTCTAAGTCTGATGTGGATACAAATTATGATTCCAACTCAACTTTTGATGACCGAGAAGACCCTAAGTTTGATCATGATGAAGAGTTTGAAAGTGAACTTGATGAAAGTGTGGATCATTACACATGTAGTATTTGTGAACAGATCTTTATGGAGAAGAATCATCTTATATCAcattatgaaaatgttcatAGTGTTGACCCAGATAAAGCTGTCAATGAACTCAGTTCACCAAAACTTACTGAAATAAAGAAGAAAGACCCTAGAAGTTTACTAGGTCAAACAATTGCCAATCAACGGAGCGCAGTTACTATCAATAATGACAATCTGTTTGATACAACATTAAGTGTGGTTGTTGAAAAAGATAATGAAGGGGTGCAGAAGGTTATTAAAGTTATGCCAGAAAGGGGTTCAAAACTACCTGCTTACCTTCAAAACTATGATGTTCCCAGTAGCAGAAGGAGGCTAGTTCAAGATCCAGAGGCTGAAGCTATGAAGCCATACAAATGTAACATGTGTGGGACCAGATTTGTTGAAAAATCTAGTGTCCGAAGGCATTTAAAAAGATCTCATAATTATACAATTGAAGAAGCGAAGGAGTACATGATCAGGAACGATTACACTAAAGAAACTCCTACAAAAGGAGAGAATTCAATCGATGAATTTCATTCCCTAGCACAAATGAATGAAGATTCCTCAGATAAATATTTCAGTGAATTAACGGAAAAAGAACATTTAGAAGACCATGAGGACAAGCAAAAACAGAGAACCTATTTGTGCAGTGTCTGTTCCAAAAGGTTCATGTTACGCTCGAGTGTCAGAAGACATATGAGAAAGTTTCATAGTTTTTCCTTGGATGAAGCGAGAGAGTGTGACATTATGGCTGAAGAGTCGACTGAAGTTAGAACAAGAAGAACCTCAGCAGATATTAAGAGAGCAGTTGCTGGTGAAGAGCTCATAGGTTTGGGTGAAGGTCAGAAGGCATCTAGAACTCCTAACAAAAAGTCTTCTGCCAGGTTCAAAGAGCAGTTGTCTTGCAAATTCTGTGGACAGATATATACACAGCGGTTTGGACTGAAACGCCACTTGATTAGCTTACATCAGCTTGATAGTAAAGATGCTGATATGgtgattgaaaatgaaataaaagaaccAAAGCAGTCTTGTCCACTGTGTTTTACTGAATTCGATTCTGCGCAAACAGTAAAAGAACATCTTATGAAGCTTCACAGGGTTTCGGAGACAGTTGCAGCGAGGCTAATGGGAAAACACACCATGTGTGACTATACTGAAGCCAGTGAAGGCATTGATGATGATATATCAAGAAGTATGTCAGTGGATGAAGAAAATGATTTCAGCCTAAACACACTTAATCAAGTGGAAAGTTTGCAGAAGAGCAGTGGCCTATTGACAGAAAAGGAAATGTTAGATAAAGGTGAATTTGATATAAATGAACCTTCTGCGATGTTTAAACAAGATGATCAAGATATTCTTTTTGATCTCAAGAGTAACAAAGAAGCGCTTCTGGTAGATCTGAACTTTGAAGCAATTAATCCTTGGGGCTCTGATGGGCAAAGCGATGATTTAGATCCTGAAGGGCTTGGCATTATAAGTGGTGACTCCGGGCTAGATTTCAAACTAGCTGGCAATGAAAAATTGATTGATTCAATGGAACACTCCGATATGACCACTGCCTCTAGTGGAATCTCATATGATGACAATGAAACCGAAGCATCAACATCTATCTCACAGAATAAAACTGGGAGCTTGCCATCTATTTATGgttcaaagaaaatattcaaatatgacTGTCCAATATGTAAGAAAGTTCTTAGTGATGCCAGTGCCAGATCAAAGCATATAAGAAGACATGAAGGAACAGCTGGATTTCAATGTGGACTTTGCAATAAAATCTACCTTCAACTTAGGATGATAGAGAGTCATTTGAAGACACATGGGGGATTCGGCGTGAAGTGCGGTATTTGTTTCATCTACTGCGCTGAGCGAAATGGGGCAAAGAGACATTTGCAAAGAATGCATAGCATGGAAGGCAACACTGATGCCTTGGAACCTTACATTTTGCAGTGTGGACTTGATACTGACAATGTTGATGAACTACTGACAAACTATACTGTAGTTGATCTTGCACAGGAGAACAACATAGTGACAGTTGTCCCTGAAGTTCTAATGGGTTGGAAACATGATGTTGAGAAGTGGGAAAAGGATAAAATTGCAGTTCCTAAAATAGAGATGGATCCCAATGATGAATCACTGAGTATCAAAGAGGAAAATGAGGAAATTGCAACAGAGGATCCTTTGAATGAAAGAACTGAAGAAAAGGATGAGAAATTGAAGTTGTTGAATACCAAGACCAAAATTGATTCAGTTATTACTAATTTGCATAAGAAGTTATTGACAAGAAGTATAACTAGTTCTGATAAAGATGACCAATCTTTAAATGATGAGGACTCAGAAAGTCCAAGTGTAATAGACTCGCCACAGTCAATTTATAGTGCAGAAAAGACCTCCCCATTGAAATTGACATTCAGAAAGAAGACTAAAATGGAACAAAATTATGAAGGCGATGTTGAAAATAAGCTCATTGAGAATTTAAGGGAAAGAGAGAATGGAGAGGCATCAGATTCAGATAGAACAGAAGATCTAGACTTTGAGTCAAACGAAATGGAAACTGGTGCTTCAAAAGGCAAAGCACTAGAAGGTAGCAGTATAGGAGTTGATAAAACAGATATTGAAATGCTGGATAAGGAGATCTTAAATGCAATCCTGCCACATTTTGAGGGTGATGGAGGAAAGCTTGATGCCCTGGATGCTACACTGAAGGGGCTGTCACAGAAGAGCCCAAGGTCGCCCAAAAAGACGGTGCCTCATCTGCTGTGCTGGGAATGTGGAAAGAGTTACAGGTATGACCACTTCTATCATGTCTTTGTTATAAAGTAAGATTGTTTTAAAGTAAGATTGTTTTAAAGTAAGATAGATGCATTTTATTTACTATCATTGGTCATGTTATATATGACATGCTAATCACAATGTATAAGCATATATACATGAGGACAtatttataggtccgtgattttATAAGTAAGGAAGAAAATGAATCAAATCAGTAACAAATGTTGTAAAGCTCATAAAGCCTACGGTAACTCTTATTGTTCAGACaccaaaaaaacataaaaaaaacaaactcataaaaaaatatgttacttGGTTGACCTTTGGGTTTTTATCATTTCTTGTTGTTTTCGTAAAAGATTCGGTGCATGCGACCTTCAGCCATGTGTGAAATGGACTCTTCACAAGCAACTCGAAGTGATACCCTACATATCCACAGACTTACATATTCCATTTATATCAATTGCTTATTATTATCCAAGCTTTTTACTGGTGTAATTTTCTCGTATCATATACCAGAATACAACTGGTGTCAGATGTTTCAAGACTTGTGTTCATCACAATAGTCGTTATATTAAAGGCTGACGTGTGATTTATGTGTTTTGGGTAATATGATACAATTCGTTTATTCTTTAACCTTAACATCTGATCTATAGAACATTTAAATTGGTTTGTAATGAACACAACAGTTATGTAACAacttaagggccttccacagtgcaaaagtttGTCGGGAAGGCCAAAAATTAGGAATTGACCAAATTTAcgaaaaaaagattttatcaaaAACTGATTATGgataaaaatgcatttgcattttttcggAATTATAAGACTGTCAACAATTTGAGTTAAttcaaaatgccccagactgataaacaatgtcttgtggtttcttgatgatttattttgaaataaaaaagataggCAATAAAATTGTGAAACATAGTTGActaaattcatttcctggttacaaaaatgcaaatatatatttttcttaatataaatGCAGTCACCAACACCTCGAGACAATGTTGATAGGGTAGCGTTGGGGTCTTTTTGACAGAAAaacgtatttgttttgttaaaaaaaaatacgaaaaaatgcaatttttttttattaaaaatctgACAGCTAAACCGGTAAATACAACTTCTTCTTCAGCAACTACAAGTCGTTCCGTGAGCACCAGAGAAAGAAGCACCCTCTGAGCTGTAATAAGTGCCACAAGGTGTTCGTTGATCCACTCCTTTACCAGGTGAGACACACAACCCAACAcaacaaattgtatttataatctcCTTTATTCCTTGAAGAGAAAAAAGTAAGGTATTGTTGTGGTAATGCCCCCTGGTGCCATTTCCCCAGTTCAGGCAGAATTGTTGTGCAACAGGCTTAATTCTGGccttaacttttaaactgtttgagatattaatatgaaacttggtacacatgttgctagagTCAATAAGCACATGTTAAGAAAGGCCCATAATTcttttgttaattattgttatGCTAAGCCCCTTTTTCGACCAATAAAACACAGATTCTTGGCGTTCACTCTTCATGGCTCTTGCAAATATGTTTGACGCTAGAGTAAGAGTTTTGTTTCCATTTGACCTTAAATCACTGTGAATTAAAAGTTGGAAAATGCTTGAAAGTGTTTAGCATTTTACATATGTAGTACCGTTGttcttttggataataaatataatacaaatagtttttagctcgactattcgaagaataaggagagctatactactca contains:
- the LOC128243193 gene encoding uncharacterized protein LOC128243193; protein product: MAMEVENGGAVVKDLDSLAVQFGQSLMESDLKTYNEDSSDSDNSNNSSKDNINDDSLPSTVHNIGLNSAQGEEAGIYQVGQDASVVLNPSGQKVYRCQDCGLTYNKPSSFSNHRLAHHPSVCPHCGRRFSMPSSLESHLQLVCERKGASGEGAFECHICHKKMTTKKVLLRHLRIHSNVGSFSCKICSKTFGIQSSLDFHMKSHDLQKPFRCKLCMVTFTEKSTVVRHLKRQHDKSIDLNSYIENNLVPESPVELATQLGSFSGRKPVAKTEVEPPVDIKPNIQVKSHSTPSLKSLLEQPLATFNPIASTLLSSAINMHKMSQEKTPIKQEQPDPISESESDDEEEILSPDSIQGLVKDAMGKLPSLTRSFQCKLCNKTYYHSSSLNKHMKKHNIGDAFQCQICRKKCVSKRDLTSHMLCHRGAGCFACPICGTTCARKGSTLRHIRQAHGFSIEHAREVMNMDMKDKQSTTNVSSKSDVDTNYDSNSTFDDREDPKFDHDEEFESELDESVDHYTCSICEQIFMEKNHLISHYENVHSVDPDKAVNELSSPKLTEIKKKDPRSLLGQTIANQRSAVTINNDNLFDTTLSVVVEKDNEGVQKVIKVMPERGSKLPAYLQNYDVPSSRRRLVQDPEAEAMKPYKCNMCGTRFVEKSSVRRHLKRSHNYTIEEAKEYMIRNDYTKETPTKGENSIDEFHSLAQMNEDSSDKYFSELTEKEHLEDHEDKQKQRTYLCSVCSKRFMLRSSVRRHMRKFHSFSLDEARECDIMAEESTEVRTRRTSADIKRAVAGEELIGLGEGQKASRTPNKKSSARFKEQLSCKFCGQIYTQRFGLKRHLISLHQLDSKDADMVIENEIKEPKQSCPLCFTEFDSAQTVKEHLMKLHRVSETVAARLMGKHTMCDYTEASEGIDDDISRSMSVDEENDFSLNTLNQVESLQKSSGLLTEKEMLDKGEFDINEPSAMFKQDDQDILFDLKSNKEALLVDLNFEAINPWGSDGQSDDLDPEGLGIISGDSGLDFKLAGNEKLIDSMEHSDMTTASSGISYDDNETEASTSISQNKTGSLPSIYGSKKIFKYDCPICKKVLSDASARSKHIRRHEGTAGFQCGLCNKIYLQLRMIESHLKTHGGFGVKCGICFIYCAERNGAKRHLQRMHSMEGNTDALEPYILQCGLDTDNVDELLTNYTVVDLAQENNIVTVVPEVLMGWKHDVEKWEKDKIAVPKIEMDPNDESLSIKEENEEIATEDPLNERTEEKDEKLKLLNTKTKIDSVITNLHKKLLTRSITSSDKDDQSLNDEDSESPSVIDSPQSIYSAEKTSPLKLTFRKKTKMEQNYEGDVENKLIENLRERENGEASDSDRTEDLDFESNEMETGASKGKALEGSSIGVDKTDIEMLDKEILNAILPHFEGDGGKLDALDATLKGLSQKSPRSPKKTVPHLLCWECGKSYSNYKSFREHQRKKHPLSCNKCHKVFVDPLLYQGHMAQHTDGKAAPKNHDCPVCGKEFKDASSRAKHLRLHTGEKPYRCEECGKRFTQTGHLASHMRIHNGEKPFDCKLCGRFFTEKSSVKRHLRKMHFNQYNKKCTVCGIISKTREEHKAHLITHKQRVYTCQFCSKDFMDSRALKVHTFNAHSQMTVSVNMREYRCHECNKQFFSSKGLKNHLKVHSGDFKMFSCRVCNKLFVTEQGLSSHAKVHTRNKDLYCDICHKDFKSRAYSAFHKKQHILDKVNQLVSGKDSRLRNLTVKKEPSGTDDSVEINAEQEKQIDHENEKLSTNSNEMMPNDVNSDFRKIQAGFPDYVIRFIEQKQQSSFYFIKVDEDNPSNTEGENTNTNEVTAAATFSPDTRNNAWFQMNDGDKKARGFAVYRCDECCTFKLRKREIIRHQETAHSLRQGYSCTECSAIFPTRVLLGIHRKRVHPQLASNNKFRCPLCGKTFSNRGAYRRHERRHTGNMPFSCSKCGKKFLTRHSLVFHMESHLSKRFECRKCGTKFVHQRSYDQHTQALCMGLRKRIAARKQMVQLPNIESGHARKALICIYCQKEFNYLRTMEIHVHQTHPEHSGELTDAFIEQEAPRVTAYTEIMNQVDDAIKKVVDEQVKTVDSGADGVTGNNLQGEECNPRNLDVGNDNCEDSSPYVKWELDRESTSYIEKCNMLNGTGDTAASERESSLANASVNDIPANIPVMNIKEEPQ